A window of Equus caballus isolate H_3958 breed thoroughbred chromosome 10, TB-T2T, whole genome shotgun sequence contains these coding sequences:
- the TTYH1 gene encoding protein tweety homolog 1 isoform X3, whose translation MGAPPGYRPSAWVHLLHQLPRADFQLRPVPSGFAPQEQEYQQALLLVAALAGLGLGLSLIFIAVYLIRFCCCRPPEAPGTKSPPPGGGCVTWSCIAALLVGCAGIGIGFYGNSETSDGVSQLSSALLHANHTLSAIDHLVLEMVERLGEAVRTELTTLEEVLTQRTELVAATRGARRQAEAVAQQLQGLAFWRDVPLSPLQVAEDVSFVEEYRWLAYILLLLLELLVCLFTLLGLAKQSKWLVVVMTVMSLLVLILSWGSMGLEAATAVGLSDFCSSPDTYVLNLTQEETGLGSDILSYYFLCNQAVSNPFQQRLTLSQRALANIHSQLQGLEREAVPQFPSAQKPLLSLEETMNVTEGNFHQLVALLHCRGLHKDYGAALRGLCEDALEGLLFLLLFSLLSAGALATALCSLPRAWALFPPSDDYDDTDDDDPFNPQESKRFVQWQSSI comes from the exons ATGGGGGCGCCCCCGGGCTACCGACCCTCGGCTTGGGTGCATCTGCTCCACCAGCTGCCCCGCGCCGACTTCCAGCTCCGCCCGGTGCCCAGCGGTTTCGCGCCCCAAGAGCAAGAATACCAGCAG gccttgTTGCTGGTGGCGGCCTTGGCGGGCCTGGGCTTGGGCCTGAGCCTCATCTTCATTGCTGTCTACCTCATCCGCTTCTGCTGCTGCcggcccccagaggcccccgggACCAAGAGCCCCCCGCCCGGGGGAGGCTGTGTCACCTGGAGCTGCATTGCTGCCCTTCTCGTCGGCTG TGCCGGCATTGGCATCGGTTTCTATGGCAACAGCGAGACCAGTGATGGGGTGTCCCAGCTCAGCTCAGCGCTACTGCATGCCAACCACACGCTCAGCGCCATTGACCACCTG GTGTTGGAGATGGTGGAGAGGCTGGGCGAGGCCGTGAGGACAGAGCTGACCACTCTGGAGGAGGTGCTCACGCAGCGCACAGAGCTGGTGGCTGCCACCCGGGGGGCTCGGCGGCAGGCGGAGGCCGTGGCCCAGCAGCTACAGGGGCTGGCATTCTGGCGGGACGTGCCCTTGAGCCCCCTGCAAGTGGCCGAAGATGTGTCCTTTGTGGAGGAGTACAG gtgGCTGGCCTACATCCTCCTGCTGCTCCTGGAGCTCCTGGTCTGCCTCTTCACCCTCCTGGGCCTGGCGAAGCAGAGCAAGTGGCTGGTGGTCGT GATGACAGTGATGAGTCTCCTGGTTCTTATCCTGAGCTGGGGCTCCATGGGCCTGGAGGCAGCTACAGCCGTG ggcctcagtgaCTTCTGCTCCAGTCCGGACACCTATGTGCTGAACCTGACTCAGGAGGAGACTGGGCTGGGCTCAG ACATCCTGAGCTATTATTTCCTCTGCAACCAGGCCGTCTCCAACCCCTTCCAACAG aGGCTGACTCTGTCCCAGCGAGCTCTGGCCAACATCCACTCCCAGCTGCAGGGCCTGGAGCGAGAAGCTGTTCCCCAGTTCCCTTCTGCGCAG AAGCCTCTGCTGTCCTTGGAGGAGACGATGAACGTGACAGAGGGAAACTTCCACCAGTTAGTGGCACTGCTGCATTGTCGCGGCCTGCACAAG GATTATGGTGCCGCCCTGCGGGGCCTGTGTGAAGATGCCCTGGAAGGCCTGCTCTTCCTGctgctcttctccctcctgtctGCTGGGGCCCTCGCCACTGCCCTCTGCAGCCTGCCCCGTGCCTGGGCCCTCTTCCCACCCAG TGACGACTATGATGACACAGACGATGATGACCCTTTCAACCCTCAG GAATCCAAGCGCTTCGTGCAGTGGCAGTCCTCTATCTGA
- the TTYH1 gene encoding protein tweety homolog 1 isoform X2, with protein MGAPPGYRPSAWVHLLHQLPRADFQLRPVPSGFAPQEQEYQQALLLVAALAGLGLGLSLIFIAVYLIRFCCCRPPEAPGTKSPPPGGGCVTWSCIAALLVGCAGIGIGFYGNSETSDGVSQLSSALLHANHTLSAIDHLVLEMVERLGEAVRTELTTLEEVLTQRTELVAATRGARRQAEAVAQQLQGLAFWRDVPLSPLQVAEDVSFVEEYRWLAYILLLLLELLVCLFTLLGLAKQSKWLVVVMTVMSLLVLILSWGSMGLEAATAVGLSDFCSSPDTYVLNLTQEETGLGSDILSYYFLCNQAVSNPFQQRLTLSQRALANIHSQLQGLEREAVPQFPSAQKPLLSLEETMNVTEGNFHQLVALLHCRGLHKDYGAALRGLCEDALEGLLFLLLFSLLSAGALATALCSLPRAWALFPPSRNPSASCSGSPLSEPLLRARLEPASRRW; from the exons ATGGGGGCGCCCCCGGGCTACCGACCCTCGGCTTGGGTGCATCTGCTCCACCAGCTGCCCCGCGCCGACTTCCAGCTCCGCCCGGTGCCCAGCGGTTTCGCGCCCCAAGAGCAAGAATACCAGCAG gccttgTTGCTGGTGGCGGCCTTGGCGGGCCTGGGCTTGGGCCTGAGCCTCATCTTCATTGCTGTCTACCTCATCCGCTTCTGCTGCTGCcggcccccagaggcccccgggACCAAGAGCCCCCCGCCCGGGGGAGGCTGTGTCACCTGGAGCTGCATTGCTGCCCTTCTCGTCGGCTG TGCCGGCATTGGCATCGGTTTCTATGGCAACAGCGAGACCAGTGATGGGGTGTCCCAGCTCAGCTCAGCGCTACTGCATGCCAACCACACGCTCAGCGCCATTGACCACCTG GTGTTGGAGATGGTGGAGAGGCTGGGCGAGGCCGTGAGGACAGAGCTGACCACTCTGGAGGAGGTGCTCACGCAGCGCACAGAGCTGGTGGCTGCCACCCGGGGGGCTCGGCGGCAGGCGGAGGCCGTGGCCCAGCAGCTACAGGGGCTGGCATTCTGGCGGGACGTGCCCTTGAGCCCCCTGCAAGTGGCCGAAGATGTGTCCTTTGTGGAGGAGTACAG gtgGCTGGCCTACATCCTCCTGCTGCTCCTGGAGCTCCTGGTCTGCCTCTTCACCCTCCTGGGCCTGGCGAAGCAGAGCAAGTGGCTGGTGGTCGT GATGACAGTGATGAGTCTCCTGGTTCTTATCCTGAGCTGGGGCTCCATGGGCCTGGAGGCAGCTACAGCCGTG ggcctcagtgaCTTCTGCTCCAGTCCGGACACCTATGTGCTGAACCTGACTCAGGAGGAGACTGGGCTGGGCTCAG ACATCCTGAGCTATTATTTCCTCTGCAACCAGGCCGTCTCCAACCCCTTCCAACAG aGGCTGACTCTGTCCCAGCGAGCTCTGGCCAACATCCACTCCCAGCTGCAGGGCCTGGAGCGAGAAGCTGTTCCCCAGTTCCCTTCTGCGCAG AAGCCTCTGCTGTCCTTGGAGGAGACGATGAACGTGACAGAGGGAAACTTCCACCAGTTAGTGGCACTGCTGCATTGTCGCGGCCTGCACAAG GATTATGGTGCCGCCCTGCGGGGCCTGTGTGAAGATGCCCTGGAAGGCCTGCTCTTCCTGctgctcttctccctcctgtctGCTGGGGCCCTCGCCACTGCCCTCTGCAGCCTGCCCCGTGCCTGGGCCCTCTTCCCACCCAG CAGGAATCCAAGCGCTTCGTGCAGTGGCAGTCCTCTATCTGAGCCCCTGCTCCGTGCCAGACTGGAGCCTGCCTCGCGTCGCTGGTGA
- the TTYH1 gene encoding protein tweety homolog 1 isoform X4 gives MGAPPGYRPSAWVHLLHQLPRADFQLRPVPSGFAPQEQEYQQALLLVAALAGLGLGLSLIFIAVYLIRFCCCRPPEAPGTKSPPPGGGCVTWSCIAALLVGCAGIGIGFYGNSETSDGVSQLSSALLHANHTLSAIDHLVLEMVERLGEAVRTELTTLEEVLTQRTELVAATRGARRQAEAVAQQLQGLAFWRDVPLSPLQVAEDVSFVEEYRWLAYILLLLLELLVCLFTLLGLAKQSKWLVVVMTVMSLLVLILSWGSMGLEAATAVGLSDFCSSPDTYVLNLTQEETGLGSDILSYYFLCNQAVSNPFQQRLTLSQRALANIHSQLQGLEREAVPQFPSAQKPLLSLEETMNVTEGNFHQLVALLHCRGLHKDYGAALRGLCEDALEGLLFLLLFSLLSAGALATALCSLPRAWALFPPRNPSASCSGSPLSEPLLRARLEPASRRW, from the exons ATGGGGGCGCCCCCGGGCTACCGACCCTCGGCTTGGGTGCATCTGCTCCACCAGCTGCCCCGCGCCGACTTCCAGCTCCGCCCGGTGCCCAGCGGTTTCGCGCCCCAAGAGCAAGAATACCAGCAG gccttgTTGCTGGTGGCGGCCTTGGCGGGCCTGGGCTTGGGCCTGAGCCTCATCTTCATTGCTGTCTACCTCATCCGCTTCTGCTGCTGCcggcccccagaggcccccgggACCAAGAGCCCCCCGCCCGGGGGAGGCTGTGTCACCTGGAGCTGCATTGCTGCCCTTCTCGTCGGCTG TGCCGGCATTGGCATCGGTTTCTATGGCAACAGCGAGACCAGTGATGGGGTGTCCCAGCTCAGCTCAGCGCTACTGCATGCCAACCACACGCTCAGCGCCATTGACCACCTG GTGTTGGAGATGGTGGAGAGGCTGGGCGAGGCCGTGAGGACAGAGCTGACCACTCTGGAGGAGGTGCTCACGCAGCGCACAGAGCTGGTGGCTGCCACCCGGGGGGCTCGGCGGCAGGCGGAGGCCGTGGCCCAGCAGCTACAGGGGCTGGCATTCTGGCGGGACGTGCCCTTGAGCCCCCTGCAAGTGGCCGAAGATGTGTCCTTTGTGGAGGAGTACAG gtgGCTGGCCTACATCCTCCTGCTGCTCCTGGAGCTCCTGGTCTGCCTCTTCACCCTCCTGGGCCTGGCGAAGCAGAGCAAGTGGCTGGTGGTCGT GATGACAGTGATGAGTCTCCTGGTTCTTATCCTGAGCTGGGGCTCCATGGGCCTGGAGGCAGCTACAGCCGTG ggcctcagtgaCTTCTGCTCCAGTCCGGACACCTATGTGCTGAACCTGACTCAGGAGGAGACTGGGCTGGGCTCAG ACATCCTGAGCTATTATTTCCTCTGCAACCAGGCCGTCTCCAACCCCTTCCAACAG aGGCTGACTCTGTCCCAGCGAGCTCTGGCCAACATCCACTCCCAGCTGCAGGGCCTGGAGCGAGAAGCTGTTCCCCAGTTCCCTTCTGCGCAG AAGCCTCTGCTGTCCTTGGAGGAGACGATGAACGTGACAGAGGGAAACTTCCACCAGTTAGTGGCACTGCTGCATTGTCGCGGCCTGCACAAG GATTATGGTGCCGCCCTGCGGGGCCTGTGTGAAGATGCCCTGGAAGGCCTGCTCTTCCTGctgctcttctccctcctgtctGCTGGGGCCCTCGCCACTGCCCTCTGCAGCCTGCCCCGTGCCTGGGCCCTCTTCCCACCCAG GAATCCAAGCGCTTCGTGCAGTGGCAGTCCTCTATCTGAGCCCCTGCTCCGTGCCAGACTGGAGCCTGCCTCGCGTCGCTGGTGA
- the TTYH1 gene encoding protein tweety homolog 1 isoform X1 — protein MGAPPGYRPSAWVHLLHQLPRADFQLRPVPSGFAPQEQEYQQALLLVAALAGLGLGLSLIFIAVYLIRFCCCRPPEAPGTKSPPPGGGCVTWSCIAALLVGCAGIGIGFYGNSETSDGVSQLSSALLHANHTLSAIDHLVLEMVERLGEAVRTELTTLEEVLTQRTELVAATRGARRQAEAVAQQLQGLAFWRDVPLSPLQVAEDVSFVEEYRWLAYILLLLLELLVCLFTLLGLAKQSKWLVVVMTVMSLLVLILSWGSMGLEAATAVGLSDFCSSPDTYVLNLTQEETGLGSDILSYYFLCNQAVSNPFQQRLTLSQRALANIHSQLQGLEREAVPQFPSAQKPLLSLEETMNVTEGNFHQLVALLHCRGLHKDYGAALRGLCEDALEGLLFLLLFSLLSAGALATALCSLPRAWALFPPSDDYDDTDDDDPFNPQQESKRFVQWQSSI, from the exons ATGGGGGCGCCCCCGGGCTACCGACCCTCGGCTTGGGTGCATCTGCTCCACCAGCTGCCCCGCGCCGACTTCCAGCTCCGCCCGGTGCCCAGCGGTTTCGCGCCCCAAGAGCAAGAATACCAGCAG gccttgTTGCTGGTGGCGGCCTTGGCGGGCCTGGGCTTGGGCCTGAGCCTCATCTTCATTGCTGTCTACCTCATCCGCTTCTGCTGCTGCcggcccccagaggcccccgggACCAAGAGCCCCCCGCCCGGGGGAGGCTGTGTCACCTGGAGCTGCATTGCTGCCCTTCTCGTCGGCTG TGCCGGCATTGGCATCGGTTTCTATGGCAACAGCGAGACCAGTGATGGGGTGTCCCAGCTCAGCTCAGCGCTACTGCATGCCAACCACACGCTCAGCGCCATTGACCACCTG GTGTTGGAGATGGTGGAGAGGCTGGGCGAGGCCGTGAGGACAGAGCTGACCACTCTGGAGGAGGTGCTCACGCAGCGCACAGAGCTGGTGGCTGCCACCCGGGGGGCTCGGCGGCAGGCGGAGGCCGTGGCCCAGCAGCTACAGGGGCTGGCATTCTGGCGGGACGTGCCCTTGAGCCCCCTGCAAGTGGCCGAAGATGTGTCCTTTGTGGAGGAGTACAG gtgGCTGGCCTACATCCTCCTGCTGCTCCTGGAGCTCCTGGTCTGCCTCTTCACCCTCCTGGGCCTGGCGAAGCAGAGCAAGTGGCTGGTGGTCGT GATGACAGTGATGAGTCTCCTGGTTCTTATCCTGAGCTGGGGCTCCATGGGCCTGGAGGCAGCTACAGCCGTG ggcctcagtgaCTTCTGCTCCAGTCCGGACACCTATGTGCTGAACCTGACTCAGGAGGAGACTGGGCTGGGCTCAG ACATCCTGAGCTATTATTTCCTCTGCAACCAGGCCGTCTCCAACCCCTTCCAACAG aGGCTGACTCTGTCCCAGCGAGCTCTGGCCAACATCCACTCCCAGCTGCAGGGCCTGGAGCGAGAAGCTGTTCCCCAGTTCCCTTCTGCGCAG AAGCCTCTGCTGTCCTTGGAGGAGACGATGAACGTGACAGAGGGAAACTTCCACCAGTTAGTGGCACTGCTGCATTGTCGCGGCCTGCACAAG GATTATGGTGCCGCCCTGCGGGGCCTGTGTGAAGATGCCCTGGAAGGCCTGCTCTTCCTGctgctcttctccctcctgtctGCTGGGGCCCTCGCCACTGCCCTCTGCAGCCTGCCCCGTGCCTGGGCCCTCTTCCCACCCAG TGACGACTATGATGACACAGACGATGATGACCCTTTCAACCCTCAG CAGGAATCCAAGCGCTTCGTGCAGTGGCAGTCCTCTATCTGA
- the TTYH1 gene encoding protein tweety homolog 1 isoform X5 has protein sequence MGAPPGYRPSAWVHLLHQLPRADFQLRPVPSGFAPQEQEYQQALLLVAALAGLGLGLSLIFIAVYLIRFCCCRPPEAPGTKSPPPGGGCVTWSCIAALLVGCAGIGIGFYGNSETSDGVSQLSSALLHANHTLSAIDHLVLEMVERLGEAVRTELTTLEEVLTQRTELVAATRGARRQAEAVAQQLQGLAFWRDVPLSPLQVAEDVSFVEEYRWLAYILLLLLELLVCLFTLLGLAKQSKWLVVVMTVMSLLVLILSWGSMGLEAATAVGLSDFCSSPDTYVLNLTQEETGLGSDILSYYFLCNQAVSNPFQQRLTLSQRALANIHSQLQGLEREAVPQFPSAQKPLLSLEETMNVTEGNFHQLVALLHCRGLHKG, from the exons ATGGGGGCGCCCCCGGGCTACCGACCCTCGGCTTGGGTGCATCTGCTCCACCAGCTGCCCCGCGCCGACTTCCAGCTCCGCCCGGTGCCCAGCGGTTTCGCGCCCCAAGAGCAAGAATACCAGCAG gccttgTTGCTGGTGGCGGCCTTGGCGGGCCTGGGCTTGGGCCTGAGCCTCATCTTCATTGCTGTCTACCTCATCCGCTTCTGCTGCTGCcggcccccagaggcccccgggACCAAGAGCCCCCCGCCCGGGGGAGGCTGTGTCACCTGGAGCTGCATTGCTGCCCTTCTCGTCGGCTG TGCCGGCATTGGCATCGGTTTCTATGGCAACAGCGAGACCAGTGATGGGGTGTCCCAGCTCAGCTCAGCGCTACTGCATGCCAACCACACGCTCAGCGCCATTGACCACCTG GTGTTGGAGATGGTGGAGAGGCTGGGCGAGGCCGTGAGGACAGAGCTGACCACTCTGGAGGAGGTGCTCACGCAGCGCACAGAGCTGGTGGCTGCCACCCGGGGGGCTCGGCGGCAGGCGGAGGCCGTGGCCCAGCAGCTACAGGGGCTGGCATTCTGGCGGGACGTGCCCTTGAGCCCCCTGCAAGTGGCCGAAGATGTGTCCTTTGTGGAGGAGTACAG gtgGCTGGCCTACATCCTCCTGCTGCTCCTGGAGCTCCTGGTCTGCCTCTTCACCCTCCTGGGCCTGGCGAAGCAGAGCAAGTGGCTGGTGGTCGT GATGACAGTGATGAGTCTCCTGGTTCTTATCCTGAGCTGGGGCTCCATGGGCCTGGAGGCAGCTACAGCCGTG ggcctcagtgaCTTCTGCTCCAGTCCGGACACCTATGTGCTGAACCTGACTCAGGAGGAGACTGGGCTGGGCTCAG ACATCCTGAGCTATTATTTCCTCTGCAACCAGGCCGTCTCCAACCCCTTCCAACAG aGGCTGACTCTGTCCCAGCGAGCTCTGGCCAACATCCACTCCCAGCTGCAGGGCCTGGAGCGAGAAGCTGTTCCCCAGTTCCCTTCTGCGCAG AAGCCTCTGCTGTCCTTGGAGGAGACGATGAACGTGACAGAGGGAAACTTCCACCAGTTAGTGGCACTGCTGCATTGTCGCGGCCTGCACAAG GGGTAA